In Bordetella genomosp. 11, the sequence GATGGGGCAGGTAGGGGCCCAGGAAGGCATACAGCAGGAAGCAGATGCAGATGACGGGAAGAATCCAGCCTATGGTGCGGCGCATGGCCTCCATGACCAGCAGGATCAGGGCGGCGCCGAAGAAGATATCCCAGGGCTGCGGCCGCGTATTGCGGTCGGTGAAATCGTCGCCGCCCAGGATCAGGTATACGACGATGGCGATCGCCAGCGATGCCAGTATCCAGTCCCACGCCATGATGCGATGACGGAAGCGCCGCGATACCGGAAACACCAGGAAACTCAGGAACAGCACAAAGGCCACGTGCACGGGGCGCAGTATCTGCGTCGGCACGATGGCATAGGCGGCATACAGGTGAAACAGCGACATCGCCACCGCGGCGATGGTCAGGAAGGCGCCCAGCCGGCCGGTCAAGCGGTTGGCGGCGCCTTCTTCCTGTTCGATATATTCCTCGGCCTTGCGCAGCGCCTCGTCATCGACGGCGGCGGGCGCGTCCGTTCGTGCTGCATCGCTCATGCGGCGGCTCCCTGGACGGGTGGGCGTACGTTAAGGGCGGCCGGCACGCGGGCCGGCCGCCGGCGGCGGTTCAGTCGACGCTGAAGCCGCGTTCCTTGTAGTACTTGACGGCGCCCGGGTGGAAAGGCACCGGCGTGGCGGCGGACTTCTGGTTTTCCAGCTTGAAGTCGGCCGTGTCCTTGTGGACGGCGATCAGCTCCTCGCGGCTTTCGAAGATGGTCTTGACGATGTTGTAGGCGGCCTGGTCGGGCATTTTTTCATTGGCGACCAGGATGTTCATCACCGTGGCCTGCTGATTGTCCCGGTCCATGCCGCGATAGGTAGCCTTGGGGATGGTGTCCGCGACGTAGAGGTTGCCGTACTTCTTGTTCATCGCCGGCACCAGGTCGGCGTTGTCTATCATCTTCAGCGTCGTGCCGGGTGTATTGGCCAGGTCGGTGACCGCGGCGGTGGGCAGGCCGCCGACCCAGAAGAAAGCATCGATCTTGTTGTCCTTGATCGCGTTGACCGATTCGGCCACGCTGAGGCGTTCGCGCTTCACGTCCTTGTCCTTGTCCAGCCCGGCCGCTTCCAGCAGGCGGAAGGCCATGACTTCGGTGGCGCTGCCGGGCGCGCCGGTGGACACGCGCTTGCCCTTCAGGTCGGCCATGGTCTCGATGCCCTTGCCCTGTACCGTGACGACGTGCATGCGGTTGGGATACATGATCATCAGCGTGCGCAGGGGCACCTTGCCGCTTTTGAATTTGTCCTGGCCGCGATAGGCGTCCTGCGCGGCGTCGGACATGCTCATGCCGATGTAGGAGGCATCGCCGTCGATCAGCTTCAGGTTGTCGACCGAGCCGCCGGTCACTTCCGCGGTGGCCTCCATGCCGGGGACTTTCTTGGAGAGCAGGGCCGCGATGCCGCCGCCGATGGGGTAGTACACCCCGCCCGTGCCGCCGGTGGCGATGGAAATGTTCTGGGCATGGGTGGGCGCGAGGACCAGCGAACCGATGACAACTAGGCACAGCAGCAAGGCAAACCGCACGAACGGGGTTCTCATTGTCTGTCTCCTGGGTAGGCATGATCGTCCCGTTGGCGCGGGGATGCCTTTTTTGTATTTCCGGCGCCGCCGGCCGTGGGCGGATGCGGCCCCAAGGCGTGGCCATGGGGGACATCCGGCGCGGATCGCGTGGCGTGGTTGTTTGTCGATCCGGCCGATGCGAGCGAAACCGGACGGCCCAGGTTTACCCGCCGGGGTGGCGGGCGTCAATCGGGTTTTGCGCGGGCCCGGGCGTTTTGGCGCGGGCCCGCGCCGCGCGTTGCGCGGCCTTGGACGGATGGCGGGCGCCGCGGCTGCGTCAGCAGCCCATCGCGTAGCCATCCTTGCGATGGTCCGACGCCGCCAGGTAGCCGCCGGCGTCCAGGCGCAGCGCCATCTGCGCGCAGCCGAATTCCGTGTCGAAGCGCGGCGATTGCGTGATGTCGTGGCCCAGGTCCTTCAGGCCTTGCAGGGTCTGCGCCGGCGTATTCCATTCCATGGCGACGCCGCGGTTGTCGTCCTTGACGCGCCAGCGCGGCGCGTCGCTGGCGGCCTGGGGGTTCTGGCCGTAGTCGGCCAGGCGGCAGAGCACCTGCGCGTGGCCCTGCGCCTGCATCGAGCCGCCCATCAGGCCCAGGGTCATCAGCGGTTGGCCGCCGCGCATCACGAAGCCGGGAATGATGGTGTGGAAGGGTCGCTTGCCCGGTCCGACCTGGTTCGGATGGCCGGCGCGCGTGCTGAAGCCCCAGCCGCGGTTGTGCAGCGCGATGCCGGTGCCGGGCACCACGACGCCCGAGCCGAAGCCTTTGAAATTCGATTGGATGAAGGACACCATCATGCCGTTGCGATCGGCGGCGGTCAGGTAGACCGTGCCGCCGCCGTGCGGATTGCCCGGGCCGGGATAGGCGGCGCGGCGCGGATCGATGGCGCGGGCGCGGCGGGCCAGGTAGTCGCGGTCCAGTAAATGCCCGGCGGTAACTTCCGTCATCGCGGCCGGATCGCCGACGTAGGCGTACATGTCCGCGAAGGCCAGCTTCATGGCTTCCAGTTGCAGGTGCACGCTGGCGGCGGAATCCACCGGCAGCGCGCCCAGGTCCAGCGTGTCGAGCATGCCCAGCGCCATCAGCGCGCCGATGCCCTGGCCGTTGGGCCCGATTTCGGCCAGCTCCACGTCGCGGTACTTCATGCGGATGGGCTCGACCCAGTCGGCACGGTGGGCCGCCAGGTCCGCCTCGGTGATGCTGCCGCCGGTGGCGCGGGCGTGGGCCGCGATGGCCGCCGCCAGCTCGCCGTGATAGAAGGCGTCGCCCTTGCTGCGGGCGATCTTTTCCAGGGTCTGCGCCTGCCCGGGGCAGACGAAGCGCTCGCCCGGCAGCGGCGCGCGGCCGTTCGGGGCGAAGGCTTCGGCGTAGCCCGGTTGCGAGATCAGGCCGGGCACCTGCGCCTGCCATTGCCGCTGCACCGTCGGGGACACCAGGTAGCCGTCGCGCGCCAGGCGGATGGCGGGCTCGAAGAGGTCTTCGAAGGGCAGCGAGCCGAAGCGTTCGCTGGCGGCGCGCCATGCCGATACGGTGCCCGGCACCGTCACCGCGTCCCAGCCCCGGAAAGGCATGCTGTCCAGGTGGGCGAAGCGGTCCGGCGTCCAGGCGGCCGGCGCGCGGCCGCTGGCGTTCAGGCCGTGCAGATCCTTGCCGTCCCAGACCAGCGCGAAGGCGTCGCCGCCGATGCCGTTCATGCAGGGCTCCACCACCGTCAGCGCGATGGCCGTGGCCAGCGCCGCGTCCATCGCATTGCCGCCGCGCATCAGCATGCCCAGCCCGGCGCTGGCCGCCAGCGGCTGCGATGTGCTGACCACGTTGTCGGCCAGGACCGGCATGCGCTGCGACGTGTAGGGGAAGGACCAGAATTCCTGCGTGGACGGGGACATGGCGCTGGGTGTCTCGGTGGTTTATTCGATGGAGATATGGGCTTCCTTGACGACGTCGGCCCAGGTCTTGTGTTCTTTCGCGATCGCTTCGGCGAAAGGCTGTGCCGGGGTGTACATCAATTCCGCCCCTTGCGCCACCATGGCGGCCTTCAGCTCCGGCATGGCCAGTACTTTCTGCAGGGCCTGCGCAATCGTATTGATGGCTGCCTGCGGCGTGCCCTTGGGCGCGACGAAGCCGAACAGATTATCCGCCTGCACGCCGGCAATGCCGGCTTCCTTCATCGTCGGGACGTCCGGCAGCTGGCCGACGCGGGCGCCGGAGGCGACCGCCAGCACTTTCAGTTTCTTCGCCTGGATCAGCGGCATGGAACCGGGGATGCTGTCGAACATGAAGCTGGAAGAGCCGGAAGCCAGTTCGGGCAGGGCCTGACCGCTGCCCTTATACGGAATGTGCGTGACTTTCACGCCGGTCTTCAGGGCGAACAATTCGCCTTCCAGGTGCGACAGGGTTCCGGTGCCTTGCGATGCGAAATTGTACTGGCCGGGTTTGGCTTTCAGGTACGAGACCAGTTCGCCGACATTGTTCACCGGCAGGGATTCCGGCACGACGAGGATATGCGGGACGATGCCCACGCCCGCGATGGGCGTGAAGTCCTTGCCGAGGTCCGCCGGCCACTTCGGGTACAGCGCCGCCGCGACGGCGACGTTGGTGACCGCGGCAAGGTAGATCGTGTAGCCGTCGGCCGGCGCCTTGGCCGCGGCCTGCAGGCCGATGGCGCCACCCGCGCCGGGCCGGTTTTCGACGATGACCGATTGCTTGAGTTCGGCGGACAGCTTCTGCCCGATGGCGCGCGCCAGCACGTCCGTGGCGCCGGCGGGGGGGAAGGAGATGACGACCTGGATGGCATGGTCGGGATAGGCGGCACGCGCCGCGCCGATGTGGGAGACGGCGAGTCCGAGCGTCAGCGCCAGCATGCCCAGCAGGCGGGTGGCGAGGCGGCGAGGCGGGGCGAAAGCGTAGTGGTTGTGCATGCGAGATCTTCCAAGTTGGGGAACGCGCCGGGCGGCGTGCACCGCCGGACGCGGCTTGCGGTGGGCGCGGGAGCGCACCGTGCAAGCCATACCGAATAAAGCAATACCCATGCCAAATTCCGGCGCCGCGCGGCTACATGGTGGCGTTCTGGGTGGCCACGAACATGGCGCGCAGGTGTTCGCCGGAGGTGGTGGGCGGATACTTGTCCGGCGCGCCGGCTTGCCGGCAGGTCGGCAGGCATTCGATGCGCGCGTCGTAGTTGGGGTTGTGGAAGAACACGATGGACTGGCGCCGGCTTTCCGCGCGCGCGTCCAGGGGCGGGTTGACCACGCGGTGCAGGGTGGATACCCAGCGGTCGTTGGTCCAGCGCGCCATCAGGTCGCCGATATTGATGATGAAGCAGTCAGGCACGATGGGCACGTCCACCCATTGGCCGTCGGCGTTGAACACCTGCAGGCCGCCGGGGCGGTCCTCGGTGGCGAGGATGGTCAGGCTGCCATAGTCGGAATGCGCGCCGGCGCGGATCTGCCCGGGCAGGGGCGGGGTGTCCTGCGCCGGGTAGTTGCGCAGCCGCAGGCGGCTGATGTGGCGGTCGACCTTGCCGTCGAAGTAGTGCTCGTCCAGGCCCAGCGCCAGCGCGAAGATGCGCATCAGCGTGCGGGCCAGGTCGCCCATGGCGCGGTAGTACGCCGTCCACGTCGGCCGCAGGTCGGCCGGCTCTTCCGGCCAGATATTGGGCGCGAAATGCCGGCCGGCGGCCGGCGCGTGGGCGTAGGCCGCCTCGGGCATGTCCACGGGGCCGATCATCAGGCTTTCGTTAAGGTCGCCCGCCGTGGCGGCCGCGTCGCGCGATCGGCCCACCGATTCGTCTTCCAGGCCGATGTAGCCGCGCGCGACGTCCATGCCGGGACGCGCGACCTCCATCTTGCGCGCCAGGGGCAGGTCGAAGAAACGGCGCGATACGTCGCGCATGCGCTCGATCAGCGCCGGGTCGATGCCGTGGCCGGAGATGATCAGGAAGCCGATGTCGCGGCAGGCCTGGTCGACCGAGCGCGCGATCGCCTGCTTGTCCGCGTCGCCGCCGGATGCGAAACGCGAGATATCGATGACGGGAACATGCAGGAGCTTCATGGCGTGGGTCTCCGGGGGGCGTGTCAGGGCTGCTTAGGCAATGGCGTCGCCGCCGTCCACCAGCAGGGTGGAGCCGGTGATGCTGGGGTTCAGCGCGACGGCAAGAATGGCGTGGGCGATGGCGGCGGGATCGGCCACCCGGCCGGCGGGCACGTGGTCCGCAAAGGACTGGAACTTGCGGCGCCGGTCGGCCTCGTCCAGCTTGTTCCAGAGCGGGGTGTCGGTGACGCTGGGCGATATCGCGTTGACGCGGATCGGGCGCAGTTCCAGCGCCAGGCCCCGTGCCAGTCCTTCCAGGGCGGCATTGATGGCGCCCTGCAGGACCGCGTTGCGGTCGGGCCGCACGCTGAAGACGCCGGAAACCAGGGTCAGCGATCCGCCCGGACGGATGTGGCAGGCGCGCGCGACGTGGTAGGCGCCCCAGAACTTGCTGCGCATGGCGTCGTAGGCGTCGTCCAGGTCCAGGGCCCGGACCGGGCCGGTGCGCGTCTGCGATCCGGATACGACGACGTGGTCCCAGGCGTCATGGGCGGCGAAGAAATCGCGCACGGCCGCGTCGTCGGTCATGTCCAGGCAGGCGCTGGCCGCGATGGCGGGGTAGGCCGCGCGCGCGGCCGCCAGCTTGTCGCGCGAGCGGCCCGCGATCAGGACGTGCGCGCCCTGGCTGGCCAGGGCGGCGGTGGCCAGTCCGATGCCGCTGCTGCCGCCCAGGACGGCGATGCGCTGGCCTTGGAGATCGTTCATGATTCCTTTCCTTGGGTTGCCATGCCATGCGGGCTGGCGGGCGCGGCCCCCAGATACGCGCGGGCCAGCATCTCGTTGCCGGCGATATCCTTTGCCGTGCCCTGGGCGACGATGCGCCCGGCTTCCATGACGTAGGCGCGGTCGGCCAGTGCCAGCGCCAGCCCGGCCATCTGGTCGACCAGCAGCAGCGTCATGCGCTCGCGGCGCAATCCATCCAGCGATTCGAACAATTCGGCGATGATGCGCGGGGCCAGTCCGAGCGACGGTTCGTCCAGCAGCAGCAGGCGCGGCTGCGCCATCAGGCCGCGCGCCAGGGCGAGCATCTGCTGTTCGCCGCCGGACAGCAGGCCCGCGCGCTGGTGCAGCCGCTCGCGCAGCCGCGGGAAGCGCTCCAGCATGGCTTGCGCGCGGGCCTCGCTGCCGTGCGGATGCAGGAAGGCGCCCAGGCGGATGTTGTCCAGTACCGAAAGATCGGGAAAGACCTGCCGGCCCTCGGGGACGAGGACGATGCCCAGCTTGACGATGGCTTCGGCGTCCAGTCCGTTCAGCGGGCGTCCTTCGAAATGCAGGCCGCCATCCGTGGCGCGATGCAGGCCGGCGAGCGTGCGCATCAGCGTCGACTTGCCCGCGCCGTTGGCCCCCAGCAGCGCCACCATTTCGCCCTCGCGCACCTGCAGGTCGATGCCGTGCAGGACGGGATCGGCGCCGTAGCCGGCCACCAGCTCGCCGATGCCCAGCATCTCGTGCCCGGCCATGCGTCCGGCCGCCGTTGCCGCGGGCGGCCGGGTATCGTGCTGTTCGCCCAGATAGGCCTGGCGGACGGCCGGGTCGGCCTGGATCAGCGCCGGCGTGCCGGCGGCGAGGCGGCGGCCGGCATCCAGCACCACGATGTGATCGGAGATGCCCATGACCAGGGCCATATCGTGTTCGACCACGACCACGCCGGGCCCCGCGTCGGCAATGCGCCGCAGCAGCGTCGCCAGGCCTTCCTTGTCTTCGCGGCTCAGGCCGGCGGCCGGCTCGTCCAGCAGCAGCACATCGGGATCGGTGGCCAGCGCGCGGGCGATCTCCACCAGGCGGCGGTCGACGTGGGCCAGGCTGGCGGCCGGCGCGTCGGGGTCGCCCAGATAGCCGCAAAAGGCCAGCAGGCCGCGCGCGTGCCCGCGCTGGGCCGCCGCCGTGCGGGCGCCGCCCGACAGCAGGCCGCCCAGGCGGCCGCGCGCCATCGCCAGCGTGACGTTATCCAGGACGCTCAGGCTGCCGAACAACTGCGAGGTCTGGTAGGTGCGGGCGATACCGCAACGCGCGATACGGTAGGCGGGCAGGCCTTGCAGTTCGCGCTCGGCCAGGGCGATGCGGCCGCTCGTGGGGACGTAGAAGCCGCTGAACATATTCAGCGCCGTGGTCTTGCCCGCGCCGTTGGGGCCGATCAGCGATGTGACACGCGCCGGCGCCACGTCCAGGTCCAGTTCGCTGACGGCGCGCACGCCGCCGAAGGCCATGCCCAGCGCCCGCACGCGCAGGGCGTGGCGGTCGCGTGCCGGCAGGGCGGGCAGCGCCGCGTCGGTGTCCCGGGCGGGGTGCCGGCCAGCCCGGCCGCGCGCGCCCAGCCAGCGATGCGCCAGGCCGGCGATGCCTTCGGGCGCCAGCCACAGCACTATCAACAGCAAGGCGCCGAAGAACAGCAGGCGGTACGACTCCAGCGACGCCAGCAGTTCGGGCAGTACGCCGACCACGATGGCGCCGGCGATCGGACCGCTCACCGTGCCGGCCCCGCCGATGACGACGACCAGCACGAACAGGATGGACTGCATGAAGCTGAAAGTATCCGGCGTGACGAAGCCGGATAGCGGCGCGAACAATCCGCCCGCCAGCCCCGCCAGCGCGGCGGAAACGGCGAAGGCCACGGTCTTGATGACCAGCGGGTTCAGGCCGATGGATTCCGCGGCGGTTTCGCTATCCATGGTGGCGCGCATGGCGGCGCCCCAAATGCCGTGCGCCAGCGCGGCGTAGGCACCCAGCAGCGCCAGCGCCGTGGCGATGGCCACCATCGCCACGGCCTGTTCCGGCGCGAAACCGGCCAGCGCCAGCGGCGGGATGCCCATGATGCCGTTCTGGCCGCCGGTCAG encodes:
- a CDS encoding branched-chain amino acid ABC transporter ATP-binding protein/permease, producing MKRAGIPIAVLAAVLCLVLAATLNSYYVFVLANVALVAIVGIGLNVLLGLTGQVSFGHVGFYALGAYTVAVLTTQAGWSFWPAWGVGALLSAAAGALLALPALRVKGPYLAMITIAFSFIVQHAIVEMPALTGGQNGIMGIPPLALAGFAPEQAVAMVAIATALALLGAYAALAHGIWGAAMRATMDSETAAESIGLNPLVIKTVAFAVSAALAGLAGGLFAPLSGFVTPDTFSFMQSILFVLVVVIGGAGTVSGPIAGAIVVGVLPELLASLESYRLLFFGALLLIVLWLAPEGIAGLAHRWLGARGRAGRHPARDTDAALPALPARDRHALRVRALGMAFGGVRAVSELDLDVAPARVTSLIGPNGAGKTTALNMFSGFYVPTSGRIALAERELQGLPAYRIARCGIARTYQTSQLFGSLSVLDNVTLAMARGRLGGLLSGGARTAAAQRGHARGLLAFCGYLGDPDAPAASLAHVDRRLVEIARALATDPDVLLLDEPAAGLSREDKEGLATLLRRIADAGPGVVVVEHDMALVMGISDHIVVLDAGRRLAAGTPALIQADPAVRQAYLGEQHDTRPPAATAAGRMAGHEMLGIGELVAGYGADPVLHGIDLQVREGEMVALLGANGAGKSTLMRTLAGLHRATDGGLHFEGRPLNGLDAEAIVKLGIVLVPEGRQVFPDLSVLDNIRLGAFLHPHGSEARAQAMLERFPRLRERLHQRAGLLSGGEQQMLALARGLMAQPRLLLLDEPSLGLAPRIIAELFESLDGLRRERMTLLLVDQMAGLALALADRAYVMEAGRIVAQGTAKDIAGNEMLARAYLGAAPASPHGMATQGKES
- a CDS encoding isopenicillin N synthase family dioxygenase; translated protein: MKLLHVPVIDISRFASGGDADKQAIARSVDQACRDIGFLIISGHGIDPALIERMRDVSRRFFDLPLARKMEVARPGMDVARGYIGLEDESVGRSRDAAATAGDLNESLMIGPVDMPEAAYAHAPAAGRHFAPNIWPEEPADLRPTWTAYYRAMGDLARTLMRIFALALGLDEHYFDGKVDRHISRLRLRNYPAQDTPPLPGQIRAGAHSDYGSLTILATEDRPGGLQVFNADGQWVDVPIVPDCFIINIGDLMARWTNDRWVSTLHRVVNPPLDARAESRRQSIVFFHNPNYDARIECLPTCRQAGAPDKYPPTTSGEHLRAMFVATQNATM
- a CDS encoding TAXI family TRAP transporter solute-binding subunit — its product is MRTPFVRFALLLCLVVIGSLVLAPTHAQNISIATGGTGGVYYPIGGGIAALLSKKVPGMEATAEVTGGSVDNLKLIDGDASYIGMSMSDAAQDAYRGQDKFKSGKVPLRTLMIMYPNRMHVVTVQGKGIETMADLKGKRVSTGAPGSATEVMAFRLLEAAGLDKDKDVKRERLSVAESVNAIKDNKIDAFFWVGGLPTAAVTDLANTPGTTLKMIDNADLVPAMNKKYGNLYVADTIPKATYRGMDRDNQQATVMNILVANEKMPDQAAYNIVKTIFESREELIAVHKDTADFKLENQKSAATPVPFHPGAVKYYKERGFSVD
- a CDS encoding gamma-glutamyltransferase family protein, which encodes MSPSTQEFWSFPYTSQRMPVLADNVVSTSQPLAASAGLGMLMRGGNAMDAALATAIALTVVEPCMNGIGGDAFALVWDGKDLHGLNASGRAPAAWTPDRFAHLDSMPFRGWDAVTVPGTVSAWRAASERFGSLPFEDLFEPAIRLARDGYLVSPTVQRQWQAQVPGLISQPGYAEAFAPNGRAPLPGERFVCPGQAQTLEKIARSKGDAFYHGELAAAIAAHARATGGSITEADLAAHRADWVEPIRMKYRDVELAEIGPNGQGIGALMALGMLDTLDLGALPVDSAASVHLQLEAMKLAFADMYAYVGDPAAMTEVTAGHLLDRDYLARRARAIDPRRAAYPGPGNPHGGGTVYLTAADRNGMMVSFIQSNFKGFGSGVVVPGTGIALHNRGWGFSTRAGHPNQVGPGKRPFHTIIPGFVMRGGQPLMTLGLMGGSMQAQGHAQVLCRLADYGQNPQAASDAPRWRVKDDNRGVAMEWNTPAQTLQGLKDLGHDITQSPRFDTEFGCAQMALRLDAGGYLAASDHRKDGYAMGC
- a CDS encoding SDR family oxidoreductase — protein: MMNDLQGQRIAVLGGSSGIGLATAALASQGAHVLIAGRSRDKLAAARAAYPAIAASACLDMTDDAAVRDFFAAHDAWDHVVVSGSQTRTGPVRALDLDDAYDAMRSKFWGAYHVARACHIRPGGSLTLVSGVFSVRPDRNAVLQGAINAALEGLARGLALELRPIRVNAISPSVTDTPLWNKLDEADRRRKFQSFADHVPAGRVADPAAIAHAILAVALNPSITGSTLLVDGGDAIA
- a CDS encoding Bug family tripartite tricarboxylate transporter substrate binding protein, which produces MHNHYAFAPPRRLATRLLGMLALTLGLAVSHIGAARAAYPDHAIQVVISFPPAGATDVLARAIGQKLSAELKQSVIVENRPGAGGAIGLQAAAKAPADGYTIYLAAVTNVAVAAALYPKWPADLGKDFTPIAGVGIVPHILVVPESLPVNNVGELVSYLKAKPGQYNFASQGTGTLSHLEGELFALKTGVKVTHIPYKGSGQALPELASGSSSFMFDSIPGSMPLIQAKKLKVLAVASGARVGQLPDVPTMKEAGIAGVQADNLFGFVAPKGTPQAAINTIAQALQKVLAMPELKAAMVAQGAELMYTPAQPFAEAIAKEHKTWADVVKEAHISIE